A single window of Tamandua tetradactyla isolate mTamTet1 chromosome 25, mTamTet1.pri, whole genome shotgun sequence DNA harbors:
- the LOC143668860 gene encoding melanoma-associated antigen 10-like, which produces MPRSLKSRLCKLQKILEAQREAQGLAGAQVPAAEGEKPSSSSCSPTSLIPGTPKEVPATETPNIPQGPQIAYSSPAIAPLNKSGEGSSSQEEGASTSQAPPDAESLFSDVLDDKVTDMVRFLSVKYVTKESITKADMLKNVSKECKDHFPVIFEKACECMQIVFGIDVKEVDPTSHLYVLVNMLDLTYYGMLSDDRGMPETGLLILFLGVIFMEGNCAPEEKIWEELHIIGVYAGMKDFIYGEPRKLITKDLVQGKYLEYQQVPGSDPARYEFLWGPRAHAETSKMKVLEFFARVNGTDSRAFPALYEEALRDEKERAQARIAAMTETTATVSESSSAPPSTF; this is translated from the coding sequence ATGCCTCGCAGTCTCAAGAGTCGGCTCTGCAAGCTTCAGAAAATCCTTGAGGCCCAAAGGGAGGCACAGGGCCTGGCAGGTGCACAGGTTCCTGCAGCTGAGGGGGAGAAGCCCTCATCCTCCTCTTGCTCTCCCACTTCTCTGATCCCAGGCACCCCAAAGGAGGTGCCTGCTACTGAGACACCAAATATTCCCCAGGGTCCCCAGATAGCCTACTCCTCCCCTGCCATTGCACCACTGAACAAATCAGGTGAGGGTTCCAGCAGCCAAGAAGAAGGTGCAAGTACCTCTCAGGCCCCACCAGATGCTGAGTCCTTATTCAGTGATGTGCTAGACGATAAGGTGACTGATATGGTAAGGTTCCTGAGTGTCAAGTATGTAACAAAAGAGTCCATCACAAAGGCAGATATGCTGAAGAATGTCAGCAAAGAGTGCAAGGATCACTTCCCTGTGATCTTCGAGAAAGCCTGTGAGTGCATGCAGATAGTCTTTGGCATTGATGTGAAGGAAGTGGACCCCACCAGTCACTTGTATGTGCTTGTCAACATGCTAGACCTCACCTACTATGGGATGCTGAGCGATGACAGGGGCATGCCCGAGACCGGCCTCCTGATTCTTTTCCTGGGTGTGATCTTCATGGAGGGCAACTGTGCCCCTGAGGAGAAGATCTGGGAGGAGCTGCATATAATCGGTGTATATGCTGGGATGAAGGATTTCATATATGGGGAGCCCAGGAAGCTCATCACCAAAGATCTGGTGCAGGGAAAGTACCTAGAGTACCAGCAGGTGCCTGGCAGTGATCCTGCACGCTATGAGTTCCTGTGGGGTCCCAGGGCCCACGCAGAAACCAGCAAGATGAAAGTGCTGGAGTTTTTTGCCAGGGTCAATGGGACAGACTCCCGTGCCTTTCCAGCCCTGTATGAGGAGGCTTTGAGAGATGAGAAGGAGAGAGCCCAAGCCAGAATTGCTGCCATGACTGAGACTACTGCCACGGTCAGTGAAAGTTCCAGTGCCCCACCCAGCACCTTTTGA